A genome region from Panthera leo isolate Ple1 chromosome A2, P.leo_Ple1_pat1.1, whole genome shotgun sequence includes the following:
- the DAPK3 gene encoding death-associated protein kinase 3, which translates to MSTFRQEDVEAYYEMGEELGSGQFAIVRKCRQKGTGKEYAAKFIKKRRLSSSRRGVSREEIEREVNILREIRHPNIITLHDIFENKTDVVLILELVSGGELFDFLAEKESLTEDEATQFLKQILDGVHYLHSKRIAHFDLKPENIMLLDKNVPNPRIKLIDFGIAHKIEAGNEFKNIFGTPEFVAPEIVNYEPLGLEADMWSIGVITYILLSGASPFLGETKQETLTNISAVNYDFDEEYFSNTSELAKDFIRRLLVKDPKRRMTIAQSLEHSWIKAIRRRNVRREDGGRKPERRRLKTARLKEYTIKSHSSMPPNNTYVSFERFSKVLEEVAAAEEGLRGLEHSRRLFHEDIEALTAIYEEKEAWYREENESIGQDLRRLRQELHKTEALRRQAQEEAKGALLGASGLKRRFSRLENRYEALAKQVASEMRFVQDLVCAMGQEKLQAGGCGLR; encoded by the exons ATGTCAACATTCAGGCAGGAAGATGTGGAGGCCTACTATGAGATGGGGGAGGAGCTGGGCAG CGGCCAGTTTGCCATTGTGCGGAAATGCCGGCAGAAGGGCACCGGGAAGGAGTACGCGGCCAAGTTCATCAAGAAGCGTCGCCTGTCGTCCAGCCGGCGGGGGGTCAGCCGGGAGGAGATCGAGCGGGAGGTGAACATCCTGCGGGAGATCCGGCACCCCAACATCATCACGCTGCACGACATCTTCGAGAACAAGACGGACGTGGTGCTCATCCTGGAGCTGGTCTCGGGCGGGGAGCTCTTCGACTTCCTGGCGGAGAAGGAGTCGCTGACGGAGGACGAGGCCACCCAGTTCCTCAAGCAGATCCTGGACGGCGTCCACTACCTGCACTCGAAGCGCATCGCCCACTTCGACCTCAAG CCAGAGAACATCATGCTGCTGGACAAGAACGTGCCCAACCCACGCATCAAGCTCATCGACTTCGGCATCGCCCACAAGATCGAGGCGGGGAACGAGTTCAAGAACATCTTCGGCACCCCCGAGTTCGTGG CTCCCGAGATTGTCAACTACGAACCCCTGGGTCTGGAGGCAGACATGTG GAGCATTGGTGTCATCACCTACATCCT TCTGAGCGGCGCCTCCCCGTTCCTGGGCGAGACGAAGCAGGAGACCCTGACCAACATCTCGGCCGTGAACTACGACTTCGACGAGGAGTACTTCAGCAACACCAGTGAGCTGGCCAAGGACTTCATCCGCCGGCTGCTTGTCAAAGACCCCAA GAGAAGAATGACCAtcgcccagagcctggagcattCCTGGATCAAG GCGATCCGCCGGCGGAACGTGCGGCGGGAGGACGGCGGCCGGAAGCCGGAGCGGCGGCGCCTGAAGACGGCGCGCCTCAAGGAGTACACCATCAAGTCGCACTCGAGCATGCCCCCCAACAACACGTACGTCAGCTTCGAGCGCTTCTCCAAGGTGCTGGAGGAGGTGGCCGCGGCGGAGGAGGGCCTGCGCGGCCTGGAGCACAGCCGGCGCCTGTTCCACGAGGACATCGAGGCGCTGACGGCCATCTACGAGGAGAAGGAGGCCTGGTACCGGGAGGAGAACGAGAGCATCGGCCAGGACCTGCGGCGGCTGCGGCAGGAGCTGCACAAGACCGAGGCCCTGCGGCGGCAGGCCCAGGAGGAGGCCAAGGGCGCCCTGCTGGGGGCCAGCGGGCTCAAGCGCCGCTTCAGCCGCCTGGAGAACCGCTACGAGGCCCTGGCCAAGCAGGTGGCCTCCGAGATGCGCTTCGTGCAGGACCTGGTGTGCGCCATGGGGCAGGAGAAGCTGCAGGCGGGGGGGTGCGGCCTCCGCTAG
- the ATCAY gene encoding caytaxin, with product MGTTEATLRMENVDVKEEWQDEGLPRPLPEETGMDPLGSPTEDTSFPPNTLNFNGAHRKRKTLVAPEINISLDQSEGSLLSDDFLDTPDDLDINVDDIETPDETDSLEFLGNGNELEWEDDTPVAAAKNMPGDSADLFGDGAVEDGGATNGRLWRTVIIGEQEHRIDLHMIRPYMRVVTHGGYYGEGLNAIIVFAACFLPDSSSPDYHYIMENLFLYVISSLELLVAEDYMIVYLNGATPRRRMPGIGWLKKCYQMIDRRLRKNLKSLIIVHPSWFIRTVLAVSRPFISVKFINKIQYVHSLEDLEQLIPMEHVQIPECVLQYEEERLKARRESARLQPEFVLPRSEEKPEAVPAEDRPAPATDQETSMS from the exons GCCACTCCCGGAAGAGACAGGGATGGACCCGCTTGGCAGCCCCACGGAAGACACGTCCT TCCCTCCCAACACATTGAACTTCAACGGAGCTCATCGTAAGCGGAAGACACTGGTCGCCCCCGAGATCAACATTTCGCTGGATCAGAGCGAGGGCTCCCTGCTGTCCGACGACTTCCTGGACACCCCCGATGACCTAGATATCAACGTGGACGACATCGAGACCCCGGACGAGACCGACTCACTGGAGTTTCTGGGAAATGGCAATGAGCTGGAGTGGGAAG atgACACCCCGGTGGCCGCCGCGAAGAACATGCCCGGTGACAGCGCAGATCTGTTCGGGGACGGCGCCGTGGAGGACGGCGGTGCCACCAACGGGCGCCTCTGGCGGACGGTGATCATCGGAGAACAAGAACACCGGATTGACCTGCACATGATCCGACCCTACATGAGGGTAGTGACCCACGGAG GGTACTACGGCGAGGGTCTCAACGCCATCATTGTGTTCGCTGCCTGCTTCCTCCCGGACAGCAGCTCCCCTGACTACCACTACATCATGGAGAACCTCTTCCT GTACGTCATCAGCAGTCTGGAGCTGCTGGTGGCCGAGGACTACATGATCGTCTACCTGAACGGCGCCACCCCCCGGCGGAGGATGCCTGGCATCGGCTGGCTGAAGAAGTGTTATCAGATGATCGACAGGAG ATTGCGGAAGAACCTGAAGTCGCTGATCATTGTGCACCCGTCCTGGTTCATCCGCACGGTGCTCGCGGTGTCCCGGCCTTTCATCAG CGTCAAATTCATCAACAAGATCCAGTACGTACACAGCCTGGAAGACCTGGAACAGCTCATCCCCATGGAACACGTGCAGATCCCCGAGTGCGTGCTACA GTACGAAGAGGAAAGGCTCAAGGCCAGGAGAGAGAG CGCCCGGCTGCAGCCCGAGTTCGTCCTGCCCAGGTCTGAGGAGAAGCCCGAGGCGGTGCCGGCGGAGGACAG GCCTGCTCCAGCCACAGATCAGGAAACAAG CATGTCCTGA